One region of Sphingomonas kaistensis genomic DNA includes:
- a CDS encoding type II secretion system protein N yields the protein MIIRRAVAARQLLPRDVYFWLKAVLLALVAVQAARLIWILVTPLGPVGRWLPPAPPTIPATAQLALFSTFDPFATAQAPANAAAPAPAVSGFTLFGTRMSFGGAPGSAIIAGADGVQTSYLVGEEVAPGVRLLSVGFDFVLLGGNGAEQRLAMEGAEPPVAAAAAGTVPAGSAALALTPAAIRNNVALAPRLVAGRVSGFLVSATGNPAVLARTGLRDGDIITQVNGRPLTDPAALQSQLSPGARLSLTVERGAATVPVALLLEGNP from the coding sequence ATGATCATTCGGCGGGCGGTGGCCGCGCGGCAACTGCTGCCGCGCGACGTCTACTTCTGGCTGAAAGCGGTCCTGCTGGCGCTGGTGGCGGTCCAGGCGGCGCGGCTGATCTGGATCCTTGTCACTCCGCTTGGCCCAGTCGGGCGCTGGCTTCCACCGGCGCCACCGACCATTCCCGCAACAGCGCAGCTCGCGCTGTTCTCGACCTTCGATCCATTCGCCACCGCGCAGGCGCCGGCGAATGCCGCCGCTCCGGCGCCTGCGGTCAGCGGCTTTACCCTGTTCGGCACCCGCATGTCGTTCGGCGGCGCACCGGGCTCCGCGATCATCGCCGGCGCCGACGGCGTGCAGACAAGCTATTTGGTCGGTGAGGAAGTGGCGCCCGGCGTCCGCCTGCTGTCGGTCGGTTTCGATTTCGTTCTGCTTGGCGGCAACGGCGCCGAACAACGGCTTGCGATGGAAGGGGCCGAGCCGCCCGTCGCTGCAGCAGCCGCCGGCACCGTTCCGGCTGGAAGCGCAGCGCTTGCACTGACCCCCGCCGCGATCCGCAACAATGTCGCTTTGGCCCCGCGGCTGGTCGCGGGGCGGGTCAGCGGATTTCTCGTCAGCGCGACCGGAAACCCCGCTGTCCTCGCCCGCACCGGGCTTCGCGACGGCGACATCATCACGCAGGTGAACGGTCGCCCGCTCACCGACCCTGCCGCACTCCAGTCCCAGCTGAGCCCCGGCGCCCGCCTGTCGCTCACCGTCGAACGCGGTGCCGCAACCGTGCCGGTGGCCTTGCTGCTTGAAGGAAATCCATGA
- the gspD gene encoding type II secretion system secretin GspD — MKPLSIFLAGAMLLVAVPAPAQYALNLRDVDVRALASDVAKTTGLTLVVDGRVNQKVSVTTRTSLSRSEYFEVFLSTLRANGLVAIPIRGGYRIQPVEGAASQPTRIGSRNASRNQVVTEIFRLRNIEAAQAVETLRPLVSPQGSVTANRNANSLIVVDFADNIARVRQLVGSIDRQSQTNQIVYLRNAGAREIATSLSALAGQNSGVAVSAVDSSNALAFSGEPGAVARLAAIARDLDTRASGNADIRVYFLEHADAEQLLPVLQQLLGQPVTQGTSAPSFIRSQEGEGTGAGPATPAPAPVQSSGNGEQNNGIARRGPAVVARYPGTNAIVIAANADVQRQLGEVIRQLDTRREQVLVEAIIVEIGDLAAKRLGVQFLLAGQNAPFLATNYSNAVPNILTVGGAIANYQLGRTTTTSTDGTVTTTTDRPLGDNITDAAVQSVLQATGGFAGGLIDIGKNAVFGAILNAVKSDTQSNILSTPSIMTLDNQEAKLLVGQEVPVTTGERLSTNFDNAFRTVQRQNVGIQLDVKPQVNSSGSIKLFLRQEVSSIAGPVATGSADLIINKREFKTVLTVDDGEILAIGGLLDENERRTIEKIPLLGDLPVLGNLFRSKSRSKAKTNLMVFIRPTIIRSAADARRITAQRYGTIRNDQLRVRPLEEPSIDTLVRDYLGTVPPIAVEERPGDLRYGPPPPPPLPAPVRG, encoded by the coding sequence ATGAAGCCGCTCTCGATCTTCCTGGCCGGAGCGATGCTCCTCGTCGCCGTCCCTGCGCCCGCGCAATATGCGCTGAACCTGCGCGACGTCGACGTCCGGGCCCTCGCCTCCGACGTGGCCAAGACCACCGGCCTGACCCTCGTCGTGGACGGTCGGGTCAACCAGAAGGTCAGCGTCACCACCCGCACCTCGCTCAGCCGCAGCGAATATTTCGAGGTGTTCCTCTCGACCCTGCGCGCCAACGGGCTGGTCGCCATCCCCATCCGTGGTGGCTATCGCATCCAGCCGGTCGAGGGCGCGGCCAGCCAGCCGACCCGCATCGGCAGCCGCAACGCCTCGCGCAACCAGGTCGTCACCGAGATCTTCCGCCTCCGCAACATCGAGGCCGCGCAGGCGGTCGAGACGCTTCGCCCGCTGGTCAGCCCGCAAGGCAGCGTCACTGCCAATCGCAATGCCAACAGCCTGATCGTCGTCGATTTCGCCGACAACATCGCCCGCGTCCGGCAGCTGGTCGGGTCGATCGACCGGCAGAGCCAGACCAACCAGATCGTCTACCTCCGCAACGCCGGCGCGCGCGAGATCGCGACCTCGCTGTCGGCGCTGGCCGGCCAGAACAGCGGCGTCGCCGTGTCCGCCGTGGACAGCAGCAACGCACTGGCGTTCAGCGGCGAACCGGGCGCCGTCGCACGCCTTGCCGCCATTGCCCGCGACCTCGATACGCGCGCCTCAGGCAACGCCGACATCCGCGTCTATTTCCTCGAACATGCCGATGCCGAGCAGCTCCTTCCGGTACTGCAGCAACTGCTCGGCCAGCCGGTGACGCAGGGCACCAGCGCTCCGTCCTTCATCCGCAGCCAGGAAGGCGAAGGCACCGGTGCTGGCCCGGCCACGCCCGCCCCCGCCCCGGTGCAGAGCAGCGGCAACGGTGAACAGAATAATGGCATCGCCCGCCGCGGGCCGGCAGTGGTCGCGCGCTATCCGGGCACCAACGCGATCGTCATCGCCGCCAACGCCGACGTGCAGCGCCAGTTGGGCGAGGTCATCCGCCAGCTCGACACCCGCCGCGAGCAGGTGCTGGTGGAAGCCATCATCGTCGAGATCGGCGACCTTGCCGCCAAGCGCCTCGGCGTCCAGTTCCTGCTGGCCGGCCAGAACGCCCCGTTCCTTGCGACCAACTACTCGAACGCGGTTCCCAACATCCTGACGGTCGGCGGCGCGATCGCAAATTATCAGCTGGGCCGGACCACCACCACCAGCACCGACGGCACCGTCACCACCACGACAGATCGCCCGCTCGGCGACAACATCACCGACGCCGCGGTGCAGTCGGTGCTTCAGGCGACCGGCGGTTTTGCCGGCGGCCTCATCGACATCGGCAAGAATGCGGTGTTCGGCGCGATCCTCAACGCGGTGAAGTCCGACACGCAGAGCAACATCCTGTCGACCCCGTCGATCATGACGCTCGACAACCAGGAAGCGAAGCTGCTGGTCGGGCAGGAAGTCCCGGTCACCACCGGCGAGCGGCTCAGCACCAACTTCGACAACGCCTTCCGCACCGTCCAGCGTCAGAACGTCGGCATCCAGCTCGACGTCAAGCCGCAGGTCAATTCGTCGGGCTCGATCAAGCTGTTCCTCCGCCAGGAAGTGTCCAGCATCGCCGGCCCGGTCGCGACGGGCTCGGCCGACCTCATCATCAACAAGCGCGAGTTCAAGACCGTGCTGACCGTCGACGACGGCGAGATCCTGGCGATCGGCGGCCTGCTCGACGAGAACGAGCGTCGGACGATCGAGAAGATCCCGCTGCTCGGCGACCTGCCGGTGCTCGGCAACCTGTTCCGCTCCAAGAGCCGGTCCAAGGCAAAGACCAACCTGATGGTCTTCATCCGCCCGACCATCATCCGCAGCGCCGCCGACGCCCGCCGCATCACCGCCCAGCGCTACGGCACCATCCGCAACGACCAGCTTCGCGTCCGACCGCTCGAGGAGCCGTCGATCGACACGTTGGTCCGCGACTATCTCGGCACCGTCCCCCCGATTGCCGTCGAGGAGCGCCCGGGCGACCTCCGCTACGGCCCGCCTCCGCCACCCCCACTGCCCGCGCCCGTGCGTGGCTGA
- the gspE gene encoding type II secretion system ATPase GspE: MADVQATELQSVPVTALVDLPFAIVRESGLLPLPREDGSLEVALREGADPRRLIELRRHLGQAFDLRRVTTAEFDRLLQDRYALGGSAAGLAQSIGDEDGLDALASGIPTAEDLLASPDDAPAIRLINGILAEAVRAGVSDIHIEPYESGLIVRMRRDGVLKESLRMPAHVAPVVVSRIKVMARLDIAERRIPQDGRIGVQLGGRALDVRVSTLPSRAGERVVLRVLDKQQAGLTLEQLGLSGAAADILVKALAEPNGIILVTGPTGSGKTTTLYAALAHLNDGSRNILTVEDPVEYAMDGVGQTQVNSKVGMTFANGLRAILRQDPDVVMVGEIRDRETADIAVQASLTGHLVLSTVHTNDAPGAITRLRDMKVEPFLLASSLRAVIAQRLVRRLCDQCRAPEEDSTGAAALLGFPPETILYRPVGCKACNGAGYRGRIGLFEAVAVDAEIRRLILGDGDEGAIAAHAFAHSPSLYAAARALVAQGVTTAAEAIRVSRAAEEPLA, translated from the coding sequence CTGGCGGACGTCCAGGCGACCGAGCTGCAGTCGGTTCCTGTCACCGCACTGGTCGACCTGCCCTTCGCCATCGTCCGCGAAAGCGGTCTGCTTCCGCTCCCGCGCGAGGATGGCAGCCTCGAGGTCGCGCTGCGCGAAGGCGCCGACCCGCGCCGCCTGATCGAGCTTCGCCGCCACCTCGGCCAGGCCTTCGACCTGCGCCGGGTCACCACAGCCGAATTCGATCGCCTGCTGCAGGACCGCTACGCGCTGGGCGGGAGTGCCGCCGGGCTGGCGCAGTCGATCGGCGACGAAGACGGGCTCGACGCCCTCGCCAGCGGCATTCCGACCGCCGAGGACCTGCTCGCCTCCCCCGACGATGCCCCCGCCATCCGTCTCATCAACGGCATCCTCGCCGAGGCCGTCCGCGCCGGGGTCAGCGACATCCACATCGAGCCTTATGAGAGCGGCCTCATCGTCCGCATGCGCCGCGACGGGGTGCTCAAGGAATCGCTGCGCATGCCGGCCCACGTCGCGCCGGTGGTGGTCAGCCGCATCAAGGTCATGGCCCGCCTCGACATCGCCGAGCGACGCATTCCGCAGGACGGGCGGATCGGCGTCCAGCTCGGCGGCCGCGCGCTCGACGTGCGCGTGTCCACCCTCCCCAGCCGCGCCGGCGAGCGGGTCGTGCTGCGCGTGCTCGACAAGCAGCAGGCCGGCCTCACCCTTGAACAGCTCGGCCTGTCGGGCGCCGCCGCCGACATCCTCGTCAAGGCGCTGGCCGAACCCAACGGCATCATCCTCGTCACCGGGCCGACCGGATCGGGCAAGACGACCACGCTTTATGCTGCGCTGGCGCACCTCAACGATGGCAGCCGCAACATCCTGACGGTCGAGGATCCGGTCGAATATGCGATGGACGGGGTCGGCCAGACGCAGGTCAATTCCAAGGTCGGAATGACCTTCGCCAACGGCCTTCGCGCCATCCTTCGCCAAGACCCCGACGTCGTGATGGTCGGCGAAATCCGCGACCGCGAAACAGCCGACATCGCGGTGCAGGCCTCGCTGACCGGCCACCTCGTCCTCTCCACCGTGCACACCAACGACGCCCCGGGCGCCATCACCCGCCTGCGCGACATGAAGGTCGAGCCGTTCCTGCTCGCCTCCTCGCTTCGCGCGGTCATCGCCCAGCGGCTGGTCCGGCGGTTGTGCGACCAGTGCCGGGCGCCCGAGGAGGATTCGACCGGCGCCGCGGCCCTACTCGGCTTTCCGCCCGAGACGATCCTCTACCGCCCGGTCGGCTGCAAGGCCTGCAACGGCGCCGGCTATCGCGGCCGGATCGGCTTGTTCGAGGCGGTCGCGGTCGACGCCGAGATCCGCCGCCTAATCCTCGGCGACGGCGATGAGGGCGCGATCGCTGCCCACGCTTTCGCCCATTCGCCGAGCCTCTATGCCGCCGCCCGCGCACTGGTCGCGCAGGGCGTCACCACCGCGGCCGAGGCGATCCGCGTGTCGCGCGCAGCGGAAGAACCCCTTGCCTAG
- the gspF gene encoding type II secretion system inner membrane protein GspF, with protein MPSFAYTAIDLRGREQQGRLSAPTREEAQGQLTKRRLHVLRLAEAQDGGSPTPARTGITLPWRRGERLRFRDLTLFTRQLATLTSVSPIEESLRTIARQSDRPEVRGIVARVADAVVEGRRLADALGREPRSFPPLYRAMVSAGESSGSLPDILERQSVLLERQAAMRSKLLSALAYPAVLTLVALGVVAALMIAVVPRVVEQFDNVGQQLPLLTRIIIALSSFMANYWWALLLLIGGGLALLSVALQRPDTRLVIDRFLLRLPFIGRLVRDLHAASIARTLSTMIGSRLPLIEGLRLTAETVHNRALRAATEGLVEAIRRGGSLSGALGRAGVFPPLLVYLAASGESAGRLELMLARAADYLEREFDAFTTTVLALLEPMIIVVLGVIVATIVLAILLPILQLQSLVGA; from the coding sequence TTGCCTAGCTTCGCCTACACCGCGATCGACCTGCGCGGTCGCGAACAGCAGGGCCGGCTGAGCGCCCCGACCCGTGAGGAAGCGCAGGGGCAGCTCACGAAACGTCGCCTCCACGTCCTGCGCCTCGCCGAAGCGCAGGACGGCGGATCGCCGACCCCGGCAAGGACCGGCATCACACTCCCGTGGCGGCGGGGCGAGCGCCTCCGCTTCCGTGACCTCACCCTGTTTACACGCCAGCTCGCCACCCTCACCTCGGTCTCCCCGATCGAGGAGTCGCTGCGCACCATCGCCCGGCAAAGCGATCGGCCCGAAGTCCGCGGCATCGTCGCCCGGGTCGCCGACGCGGTGGTGGAAGGCCGCCGCCTCGCCGATGCGCTCGGCCGCGAACCGCGCAGCTTCCCGCCACTCTACCGGGCGATGGTATCGGCCGGCGAAAGCTCGGGCTCGCTGCCCGACATCCTCGAACGCCAGTCGGTCCTGCTCGAACGGCAGGCGGCGATGCGCTCCAAGCTCCTGTCGGCGCTCGCCTACCCCGCCGTCCTGACGCTGGTGGCTCTCGGCGTGGTCGCGGCGCTGATGATCGCAGTGGTGCCGCGCGTGGTTGAGCAGTTCGACAACGTCGGCCAGCAATTGCCCTTGCTGACCCGCATCATCATCGCCCTGTCGAGCTTCATGGCCAACTACTGGTGGGCCTTGCTGTTGCTGATCGGCGGTGGCCTCGCGTTGCTGTCGGTCGCGCTCCAGCGGCCCGACACTCGGCTGGTGATCGACCGCTTCCTGCTCCGCCTCCCCTTCATCGGCCGCCTGGTCCGCGATCTCCATGCCGCAAGCATCGCGCGCACGCTGTCGACCATGATCGGCAGCCGCCTGCCCCTGATCGAAGGACTGCGCCTCACTGCCGAGACGGTCCACAACCGCGCCCTGCGCGCCGCGACCGAGGGGCTGGTCGAGGCGATCCGCCGCGGTGGCAGCCTGTCGGGCGCGCTGGGCCGGGCCGGCGTGTTTCCGCCCTTGCTCGTCTACCTCGCGGCCAGCGGCGAAAGCGCCGGCCGGCTGGAACTGATGCTGGCCCGCGCCGCCGACTATCTGGAGCGCGAGTTCGACGCTTTTACTACGACCGTTCTGGCGCTGCTCGAACCGATGATCATCGTCGTTCTCGGCGTGATCGTCGCCACCATCGTGCTCGCCATCCTTCTTCCCATCCTGCAGCTGCAGTCCCTAGTCGGAGCCTGA
- the gspG gene encoding type II secretion system major pseudopilin GspG, with protein sequence MPRQPARPRNRRKPRRNGFTLVELMVVIVIIGLLATVVMINVLPSQDRAMTTKARADIATLSQAMEMYRLDNMRYPPSLEALSQPRPGGGGSYVRNLPDDPWGRPYQMSAPGQNGSPFDIVSLGADGTPGGENENADIRGSEQP encoded by the coding sequence ATGCCGCGCCAACCCGCTCGCCCCCGCAATCGCCGCAAGCCCCGCCGCAACGGCTTCACGCTCGTCGAATTGATGGTCGTGATCGTGATCATCGGCCTGCTGGCGACCGTCGTGATGATCAACGTCCTTCCCAGCCAGGACCGGGCGATGACGACCAAGGCCCGTGCCGATATCGCGACGCTCAGCCAGGCGATGGAAATGTACCGCCTCGACAACATGCGTTACCCGCCCTCGCTCGAGGCCCTGTCGCAGCCGCGGCCGGGGGGCGGCGGCTCCTACGTCCGCAATCTTCCCGACGATCCGTGGGGCCGTCCCTACCAGATGAGCGCGCCCGGCCAGAACGGCAGCCCATTCGACATCGTCTCGCTCGGCGCCGACGGCACGCCCGGCGGCGAAAATGAGAATGCCGACATCCGTGGTTCCGAGCAGCCCTGA
- a CDS encoding GspH/FimT family pseudopilin — protein MPTSVVPSSPDRRREAGFTLVELMVVLAVMGLLAGVAVWRWPAGNSRVRADAVALSSRVAAARDQAIISGRPLALEIDAAGYRFVQRGEEGWEPVAEPSLRERRWSRGVRPTGAATASARLGFDSVGLPDRALDLTLAGDSASAVVEIAADGEVVVK, from the coding sequence ATGCCGACATCCGTGGTTCCGAGCAGCCCTGACCGTCGGCGCGAGGCCGGCTTCACGCTTGTCGAGCTGATGGTCGTGCTCGCCGTGATGGGCCTGCTCGCCGGTGTCGCGGTATGGCGCTGGCCGGCCGGGAACAGCCGGGTGCGGGCGGACGCGGTGGCGCTCTCCAGCCGGGTCGCCGCCGCCCGCGACCAGGCGATCATCTCCGGCCGGCCGCTGGCGCTTGAAATCGACGCGGCCGGCTATCGCTTCGTGCAACGCGGGGAAGAAGGCTGGGAGCCGGTGGCCGAGCCAAGCCTGCGCGAACGCCGCTGGAGCCGCGGAGTCAGGCCGACCGGCGCCGCCACGGCCTCCGCCCGGCTGGGCTTCGACAGCGTCGGCCTGCCCGACCGGGCGCTCGACCTCACCCTTGCCGGGGACAGCGCCAGCGCCGTGGTCGAGATCGCAGCCGATGGCGAGGTCGTCGTGAAGTGA
- the gspI gene encoding type II secretion system minor pseudopilin GspI — translation MTRNGFTLLEMLVALAVFSIAALALLRLDAVAVATATELKAREGAMLVAENEAARIATDPAAPPLGVASRRVANGGQNFVVGQSVAPTPDQRLLRVDLAVRGADVPATVRLTFIRSAR, via the coding sequence GTGACCCGCAACGGCTTCACCCTGCTGGAAATGCTGGTCGCGCTGGCGGTCTTTTCGATCGCCGCGCTCGCCCTGCTGCGCCTCGATGCCGTCGCGGTCGCCACCGCCACCGAGCTCAAGGCGCGCGAGGGCGCCATGCTCGTCGCCGAAAACGAGGCCGCGCGGATCGCGACCGATCCGGCCGCGCCCCCGCTCGGCGTCGCCAGCCGGCGCGTTGCCAATGGCGGGCAGAACTTTGTCGTCGGCCAGTCGGTCGCGCCGACCCCGGACCAGCGCCTTCTCCGGGTCGACCTCGCGGTGCGCGGCGCCGACGTCCCCGCCACCGTCCGCCTGACCTTCATCCGGAGCGCGCGGTGA
- a CDS encoding type II secretion system protein GspJ, whose product MRPGPATRGFTLVEMVVALLIFAILAGAGVGLLRASVDTQEAVGGALADLSAAARLRALLSADLTQVVVRPVDGAPAGFAGTSTELRLVRSFEPAERVVGSSGLQAIRWQVEGGRLVRQSVTPSGTATGPAAVLARDIDAVSLRYRAADGGWRSQWAPLATEAALPRAVEMRMQRRGEAEVTITVALPEGPAPARTTA is encoded by the coding sequence GTGAGACCCGGTCCCGCCACGCGCGGCTTCACCCTGGTCGAGATGGTGGTCGCACTGCTGATCTTCGCCATCCTTGCGGGCGCCGGGGTCGGGCTGCTGCGCGCCAGCGTCGATACGCAGGAAGCCGTCGGCGGAGCACTCGCCGATCTCAGCGCCGCCGCCCGCCTTCGCGCCCTGCTGTCGGCCGACCTGACCCAGGTCGTCGTTCGCCCGGTCGACGGCGCCCCGGCTGGCTTTGCGGGTACCTCGACCGAACTGCGGCTGGTCCGCTCGTTCGAGCCAGCCGAGCGCGTCGTGGGCTCGAGCGGGTTGCAGGCGATCCGCTGGCAGGTCGAGGGCGGTCGCCTCGTCCGGCAGTCGGTCACGCCTTCCGGGACCGCAACCGGCCCTGCCGCCGTTCTTGCACGCGACATCGACGCCGTCTCACTCCGTTACCGGGCCGCGGACGGAGGCTGGCGCAGTCAATGGGCACCGCTCGCCACCGAGGCCGCCTTGCCGCGCGCCGTTGAAATGCGGATGCAGCGCCGGGGCGAAGCTGAAGTCACCATCACCGTCGCCCTTCCCGAAGGCCCGGCACCGGCAAGGACGACGGCATGA
- the gspK gene encoding type II secretion system minor pseudopilin GspK, with product MTPQPHERGAALLTVLMLVAVIATLAATTLDRLTVATRLAANTSIAAQGRQWLGLAEQLAAVRLQDLAALDPARTRGGALLGQVREIRLPDGGTLRAEVRDGGNCFNLNALARDQIDGTTVADVAAVQQFSQLLILLGVDGSRAANIASAAADWVDSDLVPLPAGTEQARAGSAWPPANAPFADAAELGAVQGVTPDLLGLVLPFLCALPEGGPQAINPNTLLPEQAPLLSMLAPQQLSIGAARALISGRPAGGYDSSVAFWQASGIAADAIPPGAAEQVRLKSRWFELRAQVGNDGQSLSSTTLLDLRETGARIVRRRYGDWR from the coding sequence ATGACCCCGCAACCCCATGAGCGCGGCGCCGCCCTCCTCACGGTCCTGATGCTGGTCGCGGTGATCGCGACGCTGGCGGCAACCACCCTTGACCGGCTGACCGTCGCCACCCGCCTTGCCGCCAACACCAGCATTGCGGCCCAGGGCCGGCAATGGCTCGGTCTCGCCGAACAGCTTGCCGCCGTCCGCTTGCAGGATCTTGCCGCCCTCGATCCCGCCCGCACCCGCGGCGGCGCCTTGCTTGGCCAGGTGCGCGAGATCCGCCTGCCCGATGGCGGCACGTTGCGAGCCGAAGTCCGGGACGGCGGCAATTGCTTCAACCTCAACGCCCTCGCTCGTGACCAGATCGACGGCACCACCGTCGCCGATGTCGCCGCGGTTCAGCAATTCTCGCAGCTTTTGATCCTGCTCGGCGTCGACGGTTCGCGCGCCGCCAACATCGCCTCCGCCGCTGCCGATTGGGTCGACAGCGATCTCGTGCCCCTGCCCGCCGGGACCGAGCAGGCCCGCGCCGGAAGCGCCTGGCCGCCCGCCAACGCGCCGTTTGCCGACGCTGCAGAGCTGGGCGCGGTGCAGGGCGTCACGCCCGATCTCCTCGGCCTCGTCCTGCCGTTCCTGTGCGCTCTTCCCGAAGGCGGGCCGCAGGCGATCAACCCCAACACCCTTCTGCCGGAACAGGCCCCGCTCCTTTCCATGCTCGCACCGCAGCAGCTCTCGATCGGCGCCGCCCGGGCGCTCATCTCCGGCCGTCCCGCCGGCGGCTACGACAGCAGCGTCGCCTTCTGGCAGGCCTCCGGGATCGCCGCCGACGCCATCCCCCCGGGCGCGGCCGAGCAGGTACGACTGAAGTCGCGCTGGTTCGAACTTCGCGCCCAAGTCGGCAATGACGGCCAGTCGCTCAGCAGCACGACGCTCCTCGACCTGCGAGAAACAGGTGCCCGGATCGTTCGCCGCCGCTACGGAGACTGGCGATGA
- the gspL gene encoding type II secretion system protein GspL: MSDATLLLLPAVCDPADATACWWRLSGDAVLSDHVDADWRSQGLPLIALAPVASVRLDFPDRHGETARQAQAIARSAAIEQGMADAATLHAVAGLLDERLATAVVANGSMIEWLDWLAAHGADPVAILPAGALIPPSENWSSLTLGPDGVLARGGLVAPDEPAMRDMLVEPGEEVELLPPHLVHQRLLALAQLLPLNLRTGRFARRRLLLLDWRRLRELAALALLIPLLGLVMGLALMIRLDQDASRLEAETARLTSAAIGQEVSAAAAAAALDTRIGATPGASGSPFPPLAALYQQLQQLQGVTAVSVTYRPDGTLAASLAATRVEDINRLLLSLQRLGYRVTASTRPGASGQMIADLTLRSAE, from the coding sequence ATGAGCGATGCCACCCTCCTTCTTCTCCCCGCGGTCTGCGATCCGGCGGATGCGACGGCCTGCTGGTGGCGGCTGTCCGGCGATGCTGTCCTCTCCGACCATGTCGATGCTGACTGGCGCAGCCAGGGGCTGCCGCTGATCGCGCTTGCGCCGGTCGCCTCGGTGCGCCTCGACTTTCCCGACCGCCACGGCGAAACCGCGCGTCAGGCTCAGGCCATCGCCCGCTCCGCCGCGATCGAGCAAGGCATGGCCGACGCCGCCACGCTGCACGCCGTCGCGGGGCTGCTCGACGAGCGGCTTGCGACCGCCGTGGTCGCCAACGGCAGCATGATCGAATGGCTCGACTGGCTCGCCGCGCATGGCGCCGATCCGGTCGCCATCCTGCCCGCGGGCGCCCTCATCCCGCCGAGCGAAAACTGGTCGTCGCTGACCCTCGGGCCCGATGGGGTGCTCGCGCGCGGCGGGCTGGTCGCGCCGGACGAGCCTGCCATGCGCGACATGCTGGTGGAGCCGGGCGAAGAGGTCGAGCTGCTTCCGCCGCACCTCGTTCACCAGCGCCTCCTCGCCCTGGCCCAGCTGCTTCCGCTCAACCTTCGCACCGGCCGCTTTGCCCGCCGCCGCCTGCTCCTGCTCGACTGGCGCCGCCTGCGCGAGCTTGCTGCCCTCGCGCTGCTGATCCCCCTGCTCGGCCTGGTGATGGGCCTGGCCCTCATGATCCGCCTCGACCAGGATGCGTCGCGGCTCGAGGCTGAAACCGCGCGCCTGACCAGTGCCGCCATCGGTCAGGAGGTCTCCGCGGCCGCGGCGGCGGCGGCGCTCGACACCCGGATCGGAGCGACGCCAGGCGCCAGCGGCTCGCCCTTCCCGCCGCTCGCCGCCCTCTATCAGCAGCTCCAGCAATTGCAGGGAGTCACCGCCGTCTCGGTCACCTATCGCCCCGACGGGACGCTTGCCGCCAGTCTCGCCGCCACCCGGGTCGAGGACATCAACCGCCTGCTGCTTTCGCTCCAGCGGCTAGGCTACCGCGTGACCGCCTCGACCCGACCCGGAGCCAGCGGGCAAATGATCGCCGACCTTACCCTGCGGAGCGCGGAATGA
- the gspM gene encoding type II secretion system protein GspM translates to MNPLVPVSGWYMARTVRERWLVGVMLAIAIPLLCFLLIYRPLTAAIERAEERHSAAVRNHGLVLARLAQLDQVQRPAVALPAGSAPLSLRITEAAALAGVSLSANEPRGTSSALITLAPSAPTAALRWLRQLEQQGIVVRELTITPQQGGQVVVTSTLSQAGSQ, encoded by the coding sequence ATGAACCCGCTCGTCCCCGTCAGTGGCTGGTACATGGCCCGCACCGTCCGCGAACGCTGGCTGGTCGGAGTGATGCTTGCGATCGCCATTCCACTGCTCTGTTTCCTGCTTATCTATCGCCCGCTGACCGCCGCGATCGAACGGGCCGAGGAGCGCCATTCGGCCGCCGTCCGCAACCACGGACTGGTGCTCGCCCGCCTTGCCCAGCTCGACCAGGTGCAGCGCCCGGCCGTCGCCCTTCCCGCGGGCAGCGCCCCTCTGTCGCTGCGCATCACCGAAGCTGCCGCATTGGCCGGCGTCTCGCTCAGCGCCAACGAGCCGCGAGGGACCAGTTCGGCCCTGATCACGCTTGCCCCGTCCGCGCCCACGGCGGCGCTTCGCTGGTTGCGGCAACTGGAACAACAAGGGATCGTCGTGCGCGAACTCACCATCACCCCGCAGCAAGGCGGCCAGGTCGTGGTCACCTCCACCCTGTCGCAGGCAGGGTCGCAATGA